The genomic stretch TTCGGTATTCTTATCGCCATCACGGGCGATGGGTTTTCCTACCGCGAGCTCAAGGACGCCGCAGATGACATGCGTGACCAACTGCTCAAGGTGGACGGTGTGGGCAAGGTCGAGCGCTGGGGTGTTCAGGATGAACGGATTTTCGTTGATTTCACCAACTCCCGCATGGCTGCGGCAGGCATCAGCCCATTTGCCCTGAGCCAGATCATCGATCATCAAAATACCATTCAACCCTCCGGTTCATCCAAGGTCGGTGCCGAGCGTATCGTCATCGAACCGACCGGTGAGTTCAGCAGTGTGGACGACCTGTATTCCTTGGCTATCCGGCCCCCCGGGCAGAAAAGCTCCATCCGGCTCGCTGACGTGACTACCATCACCCGCGGTTTTGCTGATCCGCCGTCCACCATGACCCGTTTCAACGGGAAACCCGGCCTCATGTTGGCTGTGTCCATGGCCGAAGGCGGCAACATTACCGAACTGGGTGATCGCATCACCAAGCGACTGGATGAGTTGAAAGAGCGGATGTTCCACGGCCTTGAAACCGATATCGTGGTTTTTCAGCCCGATTACGTGGATACCGCCATCAACGACTTCATGATCAACCTGTTCGAGGCATTCATTTTCGTGGTTGTGGTCATTCTGGTCTTTGCCGGATTCAAGACCGGACTCGTGGCCGGTTCGCTGGTTCCCATGGCAATGCTCGGCTGCATCGGATTGATGCCGTTCTTTGACGTGGGCCTGCAGCGAATCTCCATTGCCTCGCTGATCATTTCACTGGGTATTCTGGTGGATAACGGCGTCGTGGTTTCCGAGGCTATTCTTGTGCGACTTGCCTCGGGCGAAGAGCGCATGAAGGCCGTGAAAGAAGCGGTCTCAGAACTCTGGATGCCGCTGCTCGCCGCTTCCCTGACCACGATATTCGCGTTTTTACCGATTCCGTTGGCAGAGAACGCCACGGGTGAGTTTTGTTTCTCGTTGTTCGTGGTTGTCTCTTTGGCACTGCTCTGTTCATGGGGGCTCTCCATGTCCATGGTGCCGATGATGTGCTACTACGTCCTCAAGCCAAAGGTGCAGATTCAGACATTCACCAGCCGGATGTACCGTGGCTACAGGGCGTTCCTGCTGTTCTGCCTGCGCAACCGGACTGTTTTCGTCGCAGCGGTCGTGCTTTTGTGCGTTGTGGCTGGCTGGGGATTCCAGTTCGTACCCAAGATGTTCTTCCCGCCCAACGAGCGGGCGCAGTTCACCATTGATTTCTGGCAGCCTTATGGCCGGGATATCACGGCCACCAATGACCGTGTGCAGGAGCTGGAAGAGTTCCTGCTTGCGGATGAAGAGGTGAACAGTGTCGGTACGTTCGTCGGCCATGGCGGTCCTCGCTGGTATCTCCCCCTCAATCTGGAGCAGCGAAATGACAACCTCGCCACGCTCATCGTCAACACCGTGTCCGTTGAATCCGTGGACCGCGTTATCGATCGAACTCGCGATGAATTGAACAATGCCTTCCCGGATGCGGATTTCAGCCTGAAGAAGTTAATGAACGGCCCTCCGGTGGGTGCGCCATTGCAGGTCCGAATCTCCGGCCCCGATATCAAGACGCTCTATAGCCTGCGAGATCAGGTCGCCAACATTATCGAATCCAATGCAGGTATCACCCGCGTATGGGACGACTGGGGTCAGTGGACCAAGAAGATGCAGGTCGAAGTGGATCAGGACAAGGCTCGCGAAGCCGGGCTGTCCAGTTTCGATGTCGCAGTATCTTTGCAGACATCCATGAGCGGTCTCAAGGCCTCGGAGTACCGCGAGGGTGATACGATCATCCCGATCATCCTGCGTAATGACGAAGGATTTCGCGATCGTCTGGACAAGCTCGAATCCCTCAATGTTTATTCATACGACAGTGGCAAGGCGGTTCCGCTCAGTCAGGTTGCGACTACTCAGATGGCCTGGCAGCCCTCGGATATCAGACGCCGGGACCAGACACGGACCATGACCGTCAAGGCGGACGTGGCCGATGGTTACTATGCGCTCTCCATTCTGAACAATGTCCGTCCTGAAGTGGAGGCGTTGCAAAAGACCGATGAATGGCCGCTGGGCTATACGGTCGAGTACGGTGGTGAGTTCGAGAAGTCGGTGGAATCCCAGGAAGCCATCAACGCCAACATGCCGTTGGCTATGGGCCTGCTGATTCTTGTGCTGGTTTTCCAGTTCAACTCCCTGCGTCGCCCGTTGATCATCCTGCTGACTCTGCCTCCCATGCTTGTAGGTATCACGGCTGGAATGTTGGCAACCAACGCGCCGTTCGGTTTCATGCCCATGCTCGGCATGATTTCCCTGCTTGGTATCATCGTCAATAATGCGATCATGCTTATTGATCGCATCGAAATACAACGCGGGCGCGGCCTGTCCCTTGCGGACTCCATCGTCATTTCGACCATGGAACGTGCACGCCCGATCATCATGACCGCCACCACGACCATCATCGGCATGATTCCGCTCTCCTTGCAGGGCGGGGAGATGTGGCGGCCCATGGCCAACCTGATCATGTCGGGACTGGCCTTTGCCACCATCCTGACACTGGTCCTGTGCCCGGTCCTGTACTCGATCTTCTACAAGCAGTCCTTCAAGGACTACGAGTGGGACCCCTCGCTACCGGAACGGGGTAGCGACCTCACTGCCTAACCAATGCAAAAGCCCTCGCGAATCTGTCGCGAGGGCTTTTTTGTGGGCATGACACAGTGAGCAGGGTCAGATGGAACAATGCATCCTCTCCAGCGAATTAGCCAGTTGCGGCAGGTAGGGTTCGGTAAAGAACAAATGCTGATCCAGCGGCAGCTTGCGGGCGGGAGCTGTGGCTGTAGTCTGAATGGTTATGGTTTGTTTTCCGATACTCACGACCATGGGAACGATTTCCTCCTCCGACTCACTGCACAGACTTTCGCGTGTGCCAGGTACAAAATGCGAGATGGTCCCGTTGGGATGGACGGCCTTGAGCTTACTCAGTGTGGTCGTGACCCGGATGACATTGCCGTCCTCGTCAAACACCAGTGAATTGGCATCACCGTTTACCCCGACAGCGTCCGGGTCAAAGGCGGTTATTTCGCCTGCGAGTGTCTGGATGGTGGAAGGGGCGGCAGGCTCCAGGGATTCAATGACACCATCACGAGTGAAGCTGATACCGATGCGGGCTTGGATAAATCCCGATGCAGTGGATACGGGAATGGTCTCGCCCGGCCACAGGGTAATGCTGCGGATGGCTTCATTGTCATAAAATGATACGCTGATGACCCGCGCTTCTCTTTTTCCCAGTGGGGTTAGCAGGCGGACGGGGGCAGCCAGGCTTTCCTCATCTTCCTGCGTCCAGTAGCCGGACAGCTTGCCGTTGAGCGGAAAAATGCGGTTGATGGTGCCATTCTCATGAAAGGAAACCAGCTCGGCAGGGATAGCCCCGGCAGGCGTTACAATTGGTGTCTGCGTTTCCAGCGGGATGGACTTCACCTGACCGTTCGCATGATAGGTGATGGGTTCGATGTCTTTTCGTCGCAATTCGGTGGCTGTGGTCTGCGGTGTCAGTTCGCCGTATCTGGTAGTGATGGTTGTCATCGTGTTTCTCCTTTGGCTGGATTGAAGGCATGCGCGGAGTGGGGCATGGATACGGAAGCTGTCAGAACGGTTTCCGTATTGTCTTTTGTATTATGGGCTGATCCATCGGCTTGGAGCGGAGTGGACAGCATGCATATCCAGAGCATGGCATAGATGAATTTTTTCATGGGGGACCTCCTAGTGACGTTTAGCCAGTTCAGTGAATTCGGAATCCGAAAGAGGGCGCTTCAATTCCCAGGACAGTTTTCTTACAGCCGAAACGAGCGCGGGGATTTCCTGAGTCTGCCAGGGTATCTCGTGATGGCCGAGAGCCTGGGCAACGGCGGCCCGCCCGCTTTTGCCGCCAACCGCGACAACGCGCTCTGCACCGATTGCTTGTGGTGAGTACGGCTCGAAAAGGTCAGTGGATTTGCTGAGAGCATGCGCATGGATACCGGATTCGCAGGAGAATATGTCCTTACCGGCAATGGGCTTTGTGCGCGGGACAGATATGCCGGCAGCTTGAGCGACCGTATGGCAGAGCGGGCGAAGGTGTGCAGTTTCATAATCATGGGTTGTCTCCTTTATGCTGAGATAGGCTGCCACCTCTTCCGTGGCGGCGATACCGGATCGTTCTCCGATGCCGAGGACCGAAACATCTGCATAATCACTCCCGGCAGACAGTGCGCTGATCGCATTGCCCGTGGCCATGCCGAAGTCATTATGACAATGGACGGCCAGATCGATGGAAAGGCTGTTGCGAAATGCGGTCACAAGCCGCTGTGTCTCCGGGGGCGTCAGCACGCCAAGGGAATCGGAGAGGCGGATGCGCGCTGCACCGGTTTCTTCGGCAAT from Pseudodesulfovibrio profundus encodes the following:
- a CDS encoding efflux RND transporter permease subunit, with the protein product MNLAKWCIENNRTSLVLFLIIAVGGVMTFFSIPKDEDPDFTIRVALVSTQFPGASPQRVEELVTDKLEEKIREMDGLKNVRSQSMTGVSIIEVEFVDALKDMEPVWQKLRNKITDAEPTLPPEAHKPMVNDEFGDVFGILIAITGDGFSYRELKDAADDMRDQLLKVDGVGKVERWGVQDERIFVDFTNSRMAAAGISPFALSQIIDHQNTIQPSGSSKVGAERIVIEPTGEFSSVDDLYSLAIRPPGQKSSIRLADVTTITRGFADPPSTMTRFNGKPGLMLAVSMAEGGNITELGDRITKRLDELKERMFHGLETDIVVFQPDYVDTAINDFMINLFEAFIFVVVVILVFAGFKTGLVAGSLVPMAMLGCIGLMPFFDVGLQRISIASLIISLGILVDNGVVVSEAILVRLASGEERMKAVKEAVSELWMPLLAASLTTIFAFLPIPLAENATGEFCFSLFVVVSLALLCSWGLSMSMVPMMCYYVLKPKVQIQTFTSRMYRGYRAFLLFCLRNRTVFVAAVVLLCVVAGWGFQFVPKMFFPPNERAQFTIDFWQPYGRDITATNDRVQELEEFLLADEEVNSVGTFVGHGGPRWYLPLNLEQRNDNLATLIVNTVSVESVDRVIDRTRDELNNAFPDADFSLKKLMNGPPVGAPLQVRISGPDIKTLYSLRDQVANIIESNAGITRVWDDWGQWTKKMQVEVDQDKAREAGLSSFDVAVSLQTSMSGLKASEYREGDTIIPIILRNDEGFRDRLDKLESLNVYSYDSGKAVPLSQVATTQMAWQPSDIRRRDQTRTMTVKADVADGYYALSILNNVRPEVEALQKTDEWPLGYTVEYGGEFEKSVESQEAINANMPLAMGLLILVLVFQFNSLRRPLIILLTLPPMLVGITAGMLATNAPFGFMPMLGMISLLGIIVNNAIMLIDRIEIQRGRGLSLADSIVISTMERARPIIMTATTTIIGMIPLSLQGGEMWRPMANLIMSGLAFATILTLVLCPVLYSIFYKQSFKDYEWDPSLPERGSDLTA
- a CDS encoding LeuA family protein, which gives rise to MLIDTTLREGAQLFGAYFSVDMREKIANGLLALGVEELEIGWIGQEGLEELIRRLRPVAGQTKLSVWTPCRDADIRLAAELDVDRINVGVPVSDSHIAARLKTNREGLRERVARTLLTAGLLGIKYLSVGLEDVSRADAAFALSLAQIAEETGAARIRLSDSLGVLTPPETQRLVTAFRNSLSIDLAVHCHNDFGMATGNAISALSAGSDYADVSVLGIGERSGIAATEEVAAYLSIKETTHDYETAHLRPLCHTVAQAAGISVPRTKPIAGKDIFSCESGIHAHALSKSTDLFEPYSPQAIGAERVVAVGGKSGRAAVAQALGHHEIPWQTQEIPALVSAVRKLSWELKRPLSDSEFTELAKRH